From the Streptococcus hyointestinalis genome, the window CTGTTTCGAATGGTCCCAAAACGAGGTCGCAGGGGCAAAAGTAAATCTGAATGTTTTAGAGCTGTGCTGTTTCGAATGGTCCCAAAACTGGCAAAAAGGTCGGCACTCGTCTGGTCTAGTTTTAGAGCTGTGCTGTTTCGAATGGTCCCAAAACGCTATCTCACCGAGTCGCTGAGCTTAACAAGTTTTAGAGCTGTGTTGTTTTGAATGGTTCCAAAGCCTTATTAATTGATGGTATAGGTATTTATTTTAAAGTTTAGAAATGAGAGTTCGTTGATGATCAAAAAAATTGTAACAGACCCGCTGTTTTTAAGTCAGAAGTCCATAGAAGCTACACAGGCAGATGTGTTTTTGGCGCAGGATTTGCGAGATACTTTGGCGAGTCACCGCAAGCATTGTGTGGGGATGGCGGCAAATATGATTGGGGTCAGTAAGCGTGTGATTATCATCCAGATGGCGTTTTTTGATCTGGTCATGTTCAATCCCGTTGTGACCCAAAAATCTGGTCTTTATCAGACGCAGGAGTCTTGCTTGTCTCTGTCTGGAAGTCGTGTGACTGAGCGCTATGAGGAGATTACGGTTCGTTTTTATGATGAAAAATGGCTTCCTAAAACGCTGACTTTGACAGGCTTAGAGGCGCAGATTTGCCAGCATGAGCTGGATCATTTAGAAGGGATTTTAATCTAGTGACGATTTGTGTGACGACCTCTTTTCGCCCAAGTAGTAGCCAAGAAAGCCAAGCAAAAGAGCTAGCAGAGAGCTTAGGGGCTATTTATAAGGAGCGCAGAAAAGAAAGCTTGAAGCGTCTCATGGGAGATAGCGCAGGGATTTTGGTGGTTTATAAGGATAAGCTCGTCTTTCAAGATGATAAGGGGGAGGAGTTGACTTTCCACCCTGATACAGCTATGCTTCGCCTGAAGGCAGCTCACGATCCTCTTCGGGAGCTGGTAGGCACTCCTCAAAAGACGGTGCTGGATACGACTATGGGCTTGGCGTCTGATAGCATCGTCATAGCGGCAGCAGGGCATGACGTGACTGCAGTGGAGTCTGAGCTTATCCCTTATACTTTAGTTAGCATGGGTTTGAAAAATTATTCATCTAGCAATGAAGACTTGACGGTAGCCATGCGCTCTATCAAAACCGTGCACAGTGATAATCTTGCCTATCTTAAAAGTCAGCCTGACCAGGCATTTGATGTTATTTATTGCGATCCCATGTTTCGTCATAGCATAAAAGAAGCGCACAATCTGTCTGGTTTAGCTTCTCTAGCTAATCTAACACCCATGAGCTCGGAGTTGTTGGCAGAGATGAAGCGAGTGGCAAGAGAAAAAATCATCATCAAGGCGCATTTTAAAGACGATGTCTTTGAAAAGTATGGCTTTAAGCGCTTGGTGCGCCCTAATCAGAAATTTCACTACGGTGTCATCAAACTTTTTGGTAAATTCTCAAAGTAAGTTCTAGTTCCCGTCCTTCCAGAAGTTACTCTGAGAAAACTGCATAAAATCAACAGAATTTAGTCTCAGACTAAGTTCTGTTTTTGACTAAAAATGTTGATAGTAGTGAGTTTTAGGGTTGAAAATGTTGAAAAAAAGAGTACACTAAAGTTACTGGCTCTGAGACGTCTCAAAGTAAGTTCTAGCTATCTGGAATTTAGGACGGGACAAGTTCCTTTCTATTTTGAAATTATTTTCTGATCCCCACTTGACTTGACAAGTGGGGCATCAAACTTTTTTAAAAGGTGTCAAGATTTTTTCTTGACAGGGATGGAAGAGCGTGGTATACTAGTTAAGGTAAAGTGATTATCACTACCTAAACTAATCAAATAGAAAAGAGAATATTTAAAATGGCAGTAAAAATCCGTTTAACTCGTATGGGTTCTAAAAAGAAACCTTTCTACCGTATCAACGTTGCAGATTCACGTGCTCCACGTGATGGTCGTTTCATCGAAACAGTTGGTACATACAACCCACTAGTTGCAGAAAACCAAGTAACACTTAAAGAAGACCGTGTTCTTGACTGGTTGGCTAAAGGTGCACAACCTTCTGACACTGTTCGCAACATCCTTTCTAAAGCTGGAGTTATGAAAAAATTCCACGATTCAAAATTCTCAAAATAAAACGAGTGAAAGCTTATGGATACCATTGAAAATCTCATTATCGCTATTGTAAAACCCTTAATATCAGCACCAGAGGATTTTACCATCAAGGTGCAAGATACTCCAGAGTTTCTAGAATACCATCTCCATCTCAATCCA encodes:
- a CDS encoding peptide deformylase — encoded protein: MIKKIVTDPLFLSQKSIEATQADVFLAQDLRDTLASHRKHCVGMAANMIGVSKRVIIIQMAFFDLVMFNPVVTQKSGLYQTQESCLSLSGSRVTERYEEITVRFYDEKWLPKTLTLTGLEAQICQHELDHLEGILI
- a CDS encoding class I SAM-dependent methyltransferase produces the protein MTICVTTSFRPSSSQESQAKELAESLGAIYKERRKESLKRLMGDSAGILVVYKDKLVFQDDKGEELTFHPDTAMLRLKAAHDPLRELVGTPQKTVLDTTMGLASDSIVIAAAGHDVTAVESELIPYTLVSMGLKNYSSSNEDLTVAMRSIKTVHSDNLAYLKSQPDQAFDVIYCDPMFRHSIKEAHNLSGLASLANLTPMSSELLAEMKRVAREKIIIKAHFKDDVFEKYGFKRLVRPNQKFHYGVIKLFGKFSK
- the rpsP gene encoding 30S ribosomal protein S16, whose product is MAVKIRLTRMGSKKKPFYRINVADSRAPRDGRFIETVGTYNPLVAENQVTLKEDRVLDWLAKGAQPSDTVRNILSKAGVMKKFHDSKFSK
- a CDS encoding KH domain-containing protein — its product is MDTIENLIIAIVKPLISAPEDFTIKVQDTPEFLEYHLHLNPKDIGHIIGKKGRTIMAIRSIVYSVPTQGKKVRLVIDEN